AATAATTTCAATATCCCGTAGCTTCACGTAGTCTCTCGGCAAGATTTGAGAATTCCCCAAGCCCTTGGATTTGGCTTTATAGGGCTTATGAACATTGCTCTCATCAATCCCGTTAGCATGAAACCACAAACGCAGACCAGCCTGACCCAGAGCTTTCTTTAACTGGTCTGGATTGCTGGTTGCCAATTCCTTGATAGAAAAAATCCCCAGAGCATGCAAGCGTTTCTCCATCCGCCTGCCAATTCCCCAAAAGTCGGTCATCTTGGGAATGGACCAGACCTTCTCTTCCACATCCTGGTAAGACCAGTTGGCCCTCATGGTCGGAGTGTGCTTGGCCTCATTATCCAGAGCCAACTTGGCCAGTAAAGGATTGGCATTTGACATGCCTACTGTAGAGTAGATCCCTGTCTGCCTCCAAATATCCCTCTGAATACGAGCAGAAAGCATATCCAGCTTGTTTTTGCGAGAGAGACTCTTATCTGGTATGAAATAGTTGAGCGAACTAGTCAGATCAATAAAGCCCTCATCGATAGAGTAGGGATAAATATCATCTGGACTGCCATAGTTTTGAAAGATTCGCTGGATTTCCATATTGACTGCAATGTACTCGTCCATCCTGGGTGGCACAATCAAGGTCACTTGGGCCCAATCTTCGATGTAGCGAACATAGTCCGAGTCAGTCGGTAGCCCCTGCTTTCTAGCATTATAGTAGGAAAATTTGCGGGTCTTGATATCAAAGGGCAGATCATAGGCCCGACCAACATTTGATTTGCCAAAAATCTTCTTAAACATTGGAGAGGAGGCTAGAATAAGACCAGTGGAATTATCCGCGCGACTCATGACACAAAGCGAGGTTTTCAGCGGATGTAAGCCCCTTTTCACGCACTCAACACTGGCATAAAAGGATTTCATATCGACAAAGGCAATGTCACTTTTGGGCTCTCTGGAATAATCAAAGTAGCCCATTGGCTATCCCTCCATCGGCACAAAGTTCCCAACGATAATCCCCACAATCCGAGGATCTTCCTCATAGGAGATGAAAATATCCTTGTATTTAGGATTGATAGAGACCAGACGCAAACCATTCTCCTCTCGATAGACCCGTTTGATATAGGTCTGGTTGTTGCAAACCACTGCATAAACCGCCCCATCATAGTCAAATCCTGTCTCTCGAATCAGAGCCACTGAACCATTTTGGTATTTAGGTTCCATGGAGTCCCCAGACACCCATGACGCAAAATCATGAGCTAGTTCCTCATTAAAGTAAACCGTATCAAAATTCTGATCATCGTAGACCGAAGCTCCGATTCCCGCAGACATGCGTTCGTAGACACGGTACTCGTAAAGTCTCTCTGGTATAGCTATCACTTTCTGGACTTGTTCCTCTTGAGCCAGGTCGCGAGCATAGAGAACAACCTTCTCCTTCCCTTGCTTGGAGAGGCTATGGTAGAGACGGACAATCTCAATCTGAGTGAAATAGCCTTTTGCGACTTTTAAAATGTTTTCTAGCTGGGACACCTTCTCCTTGGACGGTTCCTTGATTCCACGTTCCCAAGCCGAGTAAGCCTGGAAGCTAACCCCAAGTTGCTCTGCAATTTCCTTCTGTGTTAATTTTAACTCTTTCCTACGAGCCTTGAGTTTTTCTGGCTGATACATACTTCATCTCCTAGTATAGAACCTTGTCTTAAATAATTTTCCTTAGAAAAACTAATCTTTAGTTGAGTCACTTTTACAACTCAACCAATTTGGTTTAGTTTTATTATATAAAAAAAGTAGACAAATGTCCACTAGGAAAATCAGAAACATCGTGAGTTTTATACTCAATGAAAATCAAAGAGCAAACTAGGAAACTAGCCGCAGGCTGTACTTGAGTACGGCAAGGCGACATTGACGCGGTTTGAAGAGATTTTCGAAGAGTATTAATCAAACTAAAAGGACCTAGCCCTACACAATACAGAACTAAATCCCATGAATAAATAATTATCCTAACTTTAGCATCCTACAGAAATTACACTTTTTCTCTATTTGATACCAGACATTAGTTTTTCAATACGTGGAACGTAGAAGAGTAAGATGATACTGAATACAATCGTAATTGCTCCAACAATTCCATAGTAAGCCACTTCAGTTTCGCTTGTATAAAATTTTACAATTTGAGCATTGATAGCTTGGGCAGCAGCATCACTCAAGAACCAGATAGACATCATTTGTGCTTGGAAGGATTTTGGTGCTAACTTAGTAGTGACTGATAGACCAATCGGCGAAATCAACATTTCACCCACAATCACAATAGCCCAACTCATAATCAACCAGAAAGGACTGACCTTAACATCTATTCCAAAGAGCATCCCTGGTAACATCATCCACAAGAAGGATAAACCTGCTGCAAATAAACCGTAAGCAAATTTCTTAGAAGAGGACGGTTGCTTTTTACCCATTTTCCCCCACAACCACGCAAAAATCGGCACATAAATCATAATGAAAAGTGGATTGATACTTTGGAAAAAGCTAGATGGGAAATGAATCTGATTTCCAAATACATTAATGTAAAGTCGAGTTTGATCATCCGCAAATAGAGCGAGAACAACAGAACCCTGCTCCTCAATCGACCAGAAGAGTACTCCAGCGATAAATAGAGGAATGTAGGCAAATACTCGGGATCTCTCAGTAGCAGTTATCTTCTGACTAGATAAAATTTTGAAGAAATAGTAGATTGGAATGATTACCGCAATTACTGTAAAGATATTAACAATCATATCCACGTTAAACTGGTGAGTAAAGACTAAGCCTATAACCACGAGAATAACTATGACAAGTGTAATCAGCAAGCGTTTAATCAAGGTCTGCTGGTCCTTCTGTGAAAGTGGATCAGTAGGGTAAAGACTTGATTCAGGCAGGTATTTCTTCCCATCCAAAACATACTTTACCAGACCAAAGAACATCCCAACGGCAGCTAATGAGAAACCTAGATGGAAATTAACTTCCTGACCTAGATAACCCACTAAATAAGGGGCAACGAAGGCACCTAAGTTAATACCAAAGACAAAGATACTAAAACCTGCATCCCGTCTATCATCCTCTTTCTCATAAATTCCCCCCACCATATCTGAGATATTGGGTTTTAAAAATCCAGTACCAAAGATAATCAAGGCAATAGAAAGATAGAGAGCCACTTGTCCAAAAGGTGTTGCCAAAGCAATATGCCCTAGCATAATCAGAATCCCACCGTAAAAGACAGTCTTACGGCTTCCTAAAATGCGGTCACTGACAAAACCACCGATAACCGAGGACAAAAATACCAGTGAGCCATAAATCGCCATAACCGCTGCAGCTGTGTGTCTTATCCATCCCCAACCCACCATCTTGCACACTATAGTACATGTAGTAAAGTAGGATAGCTCGCATCCCATAGTAAGAAAAGCGTTCCCACATCTCTGTAAAGAAGAGGGTGGACAAGCCCATAGGATGTCCAAAAAATGTTTTCTGTTTTTCCATATATATTCTCCTTTAGCGATATAATAATTCATTTTACAGAATTTTCAAACAAATGTCAAACAAATCATGTTTGTTTTAGAAAATTTTCTGAAAAATCTATTTAGATAAGTTCCCACTTTATCCTCAATTAGAAAATATCAGATAGGGATCTAATTAAATCAGAAAGTACAAAAAAGAACACCCCAAAAGGTGCTCTGTGTAAATATAGTAATTCTTTCGAATTAACGTTTACTAAATTGTGATGCTTTACGAGCTTTCTTAAGACCTGGTTTTTTCTACATTATGATATTTATGATGAATTATGACTAAAATCAAGTAATTTAAAGAGATAAATCCTCAATTTTTACATATATAATCCTTTTAAAAATCGAGAGGTTATCAAAGGGTTATCACTTTTTTAGTTTTCGGAGCTTATGTAATTGAAAAATACGAAATACTGTATCATAAAGATAATGTACAGTTTAGCAACAAATACACAGTTTCTTCGTTCCTGGACAATTTCTTTTTCTATCCTGAAGATATTTAAACAGTGCCAGATGTTATTTCTAAACACTTAGAAATAATCAAATAAATTAAATATTATTTCTAAATATTTGAAAATAATTACTATTTGTATTATACTATCTTTGAGGTATCTATTATGAACTATATTAAAAGACCACATTATTTAGATTTTTTAAGAAGACATCGTGACCGCCAAATCATTAAAGTTGTGAGTGGAGTTAGACGAGCTGGTAAATCTGTTCTCTTTCAACTCTATAAAGAAGAGTTACTAGCAACTGGGGTAGACGAGGATCAGATTATATCCATCAATTTCGAAGATTTGAGTTACTATGAACTGAGAAATTTTCAAACATTATTTGCTTATATAAAAGAGCGGTTAGTTGAGGAGAAAACATACTATATCTTTTTAGATGAAATTCAACATGTTGAAAAATTTGAACTGGTAGCAGATAGTCTATTTATCCTACCAAATGTTGACCTCTATTTGACTGGATCAAACGCCTACTTTATGAGTAGCCAATTAGCTACAAACTTGACCGGTCGGTATGTTGAGATAGAAGTTCTTCCATTGTCATTTGAAGAATACCTATCAGGTCAATCTCTCTCAGAGAATCTGAATACAACAGAAATTTTTAACAATTATCTCTTTAGTGCTTTCCCTTACTTATTGCAAACATCATCTTACGCTGAAAAAATTGACTATCTCAGAGGAATATACAACTCCATACTGTTAAATGATATTGTCACTAGATTGGGAAATCCAAATCCTACGATTATTGAGCGCATTGTCCGAACCCTTCTCAGTAGTACAGGTAGCTTAATATCAACAAATAAGATTCGCAATACCCTAGTCAGCCAAAATGTTTCAATATCCCATAATACTTTGGAAAATTATTTGACAACTTTGACAGATAGTTTACTTTTTTATTCCGTTCCACGTTTTGATGTAAAAGGTCGAGCATTATTGCAACGCTTAGAAAAATATTATCCCGTTGATTTAGGTTTACGACATCTCTTATTACCAGACCACAAAGAAGACATTGGGCATATCTTGGAAAATATTGTATATTTGGAATTGAGACGTAGATATTCACAAGTATATGTTGGTAATTTAGATAAGTATGAGGTTGATTTTGTTGTTGTAACTGATCTTGGTCACTACGCTTATTATCAAGTCAGTGAAACAACACTTGCTCCAGAAACACTAGACAGAGAACTTAGACCACTAGAAGCCATTAAAGATCAATTCCCCAAGTATCTATTAACAATGGATACGATTCAGCCAACAGCCAATTACAATGGAATTGAGAAGAAAAATATCATAGATTGGTTACTAGAAAAGTAGATAATCATAAATCATACAGCTAACTAGATTTGTAACAGTCTGTTATCAATGATTCTACCCAAATCCTAACAAAATATATGGAAAAAACATCAAAATGCTGAACTATCAAAGTTTGGAATTATCCAATCCGATGAACAATATGTCTTTACTTATATCGATATGAAGGGTAATGTTAATAGCCCTCTACACTCTGACTATCTTAATAATAAAATGAAATCTGTCAAACGTCGTCATCCAGAACTTAAACATGCTACACCTCATAAATTACGACATACAGGAGCGACACTTGCTAAAAAGGCATGAATGAGCTTAGAAGCCATTTCTGAAGCATTAACTCATAGCGATACAATTACAACTAAAACTTATGTTAATGCTTCAAACATAGTTCCATTATCTGCTGGACAAGTTGCCTACCAACATCTTAAAAACAAGTAGGGTAATTTTAGGGCAAATTTTTTTAGAAAGTATAGAAAAAAGCACCCATAAGGTAAACTTTTGAGTGCTTTGAAACGTTGATATAGTCGTATTGATTAACGTTTACTAAATTGTGATGCTTTACGAGCTTTCTTAAGACCTGGTTGGAAAAACTATGATTTGAATAACCTTCAGTAAATGCTTAAAATCAATGTTTTCCAACTTTTTCAGAAAACAGAATT
This portion of the Streptococcus mitis B6 genome encodes:
- a CDS encoding Y-family DNA polymerase, with the translated sequence MGYFDYSREPKSDIAFVDMKSFYASVECVKRGLHPLKTSLCVMSRADNSTGLILASSPMFKKIFGKSNVGRAYDLPFDIKTRKFSYYNARKQGLPTDSDYVRYIEDWAQVTLIVPPRMDEYIAVNMEIQRIFQNYGSPDDIYPYSIDEGFIDLTSSLNYFIPDKSLSRKNKLDMLSARIQRDIWRQTGIYSTVGMSNANPLLAKLALDNEAKHTPTMRANWSYQDVEEKVWSIPKMTDFWGIGRRMEKRLHALGIFSIKELATSNPDQLKKALGQAGLRLWFHANGIDESNVHKPYKAKSKGLGNSQILPRDYVKLRDIEIIFREMAEQVAIRLRRAGKKTTLVSIYIGFSKEEVRPSIHTQMKVEPTNNIAVLTNYVLKLFHSKYTSGAVRSVGVNYSGFVDESFGLISLFDDVDKLEKEERLQTAIDSIREQFGFTSLLKANALEEASRSLARSKLIGGHSAGGLDGLQ
- a CDS encoding XRE family transcriptional regulator, with product MYQPEKLKARRKELKLTQKEIAEQLGVSFQAYSAWERGIKEPSKEKVSQLENILKVAKGYFTQIEIVRLYHSLSKQGKEKVVLYARDLAQEEQVQKVIAIPERLYEYRVYERMSAGIGASVYDDQNFDTVYFNEELAHDFASWVSGDSMEPKYQNGSVALIRETGFDYDGAVYAVVCNNQTYIKRVYREENGLRLVSINPKYKDIFISYEEDPRIVGIIVGNFVPMEG
- a CDS encoding ATP-binding protein, producing MNYIKRPHYLDFLRRHRDRQIIKVVSGVRRAGKSVLFQLYKEELLATGVDEDQIISINFEDLSYYELRNFQTLFAYIKERLVEEKTYYIFLDEIQHVEKFELVADSLFILPNVDLYLTGSNAYFMSSQLATNLTGRYVEIEVLPLSFEEYLSGQSLSENLNTTEIFNNYLFSAFPYLLQTSSYAEKIDYLRGIYNSILLNDIVTRLGNPNPTIIERIVRTLLSSTGSLISTNKIRNTLVSQNVSISHNTLENYLTTLTDSLLFYSVPRFDVKGRALLQRLEKYYPVDLGLRHLLLPDHKEDIGHILENIVYLELRRRYSQVYVGNLDKYEVDFVVVTDLGHYAYYQVSETTLAPETLDRELRPLEAIKDQFPKYLLTMDTIQPTANYNGIEKKNIIDWLLEK